From Nitrobacter sp. NHB1, a single genomic window includes:
- a CDS encoding twin transmembrane helix small protein: MTVFLSTILIPIAVASVAAVLLMGLINMMRGGNPNRSQNLMRWRIFLQFVAIVITMVTIWMMGRS; this comes from the coding sequence ATGACAGTATTCCTGAGCACGATTTTGATTCCGATCGCGGTGGCCTCGGTCGCTGCCGTGTTGCTGATGGGCCTGATCAACATGATGCGCGGCGGTAATCCCAACCGCTCGCAGAACCTGATGCGATGGCGGATCTTTCTGCAGTTCGTTGCGATCGTCATCACCATGGTGACGATCTGGATGATGGGGCGGTCTTGA
- a CDS encoding DNA-3-methyladenine glycosylase family protein: MTVHLKTQSDLDEAVNALVKQDPRLKPILDRTGLPALRQREPGFEGLAAIVCGQQLSTASAGAIWGRLSTAFVPFHHDAIGKARADRLGRLGLSAAKIATLKLLAREIAAGRLNLDVLAEEDADAAHATLVRHRGIGPWTADVYLLFCLGHGDAWPAGDVALQEAIKVGLGLTTRPTPKQMAPLAEPWRPLRGAAAHLWWAYYKVIKNREGVIAGPK, translated from the coding sequence ATGACCGTCCACCTGAAAACCCAATCCGATCTCGACGAGGCCGTCAACGCGCTGGTGAAGCAGGATCCGCGGCTAAAGCCGATCCTGGATCGCACCGGGCTTCCCGCTCTGCGGCAGCGCGAGCCGGGCTTCGAAGGGCTCGCCGCGATCGTCTGCGGCCAGCAACTGTCGACCGCGAGCGCTGGCGCGATCTGGGGACGGCTCAGTACCGCCTTCGTGCCCTTCCATCATGATGCGATCGGCAAAGCGCGCGCCGACCGGCTCGGCCGGCTGGGATTGTCGGCGGCAAAGATCGCCACGCTGAAACTGCTCGCGCGCGAGATCGCGGCGGGGCGGCTCAATCTCGACGTGCTCGCCGAGGAAGATGCCGACGCCGCCCATGCGACGCTGGTCCGGCATCGCGGCATCGGACCGTGGACCGCCGACGTCTACCTGCTGTTTTGTCTGGGCCACGGCGATGCCTGGCCCGCGGGCGATGTCGCGCTTCAGGAGGCGATCAAGGTCGGCCTCGGGCTGACGACGCGACCCACGCCAAAACAGATGGCTCCACTGGCGGAGCCATGGCGTCCGCTGCGCGGAGCGGCCGCGCATCTGTGGTGGGCCTATTACAAGGTCATCAAGAACCGCGAAGGCGTGATCGCCGGGCCGAAGTGA
- a CDS encoding group III truncated hemoglobin codes for MTLAFEKMDHVSEDGIRRLVDAFYAKVRVDSELGPIFDNKIKDNWPHHLEKMYAFWSSVMLTTGRYKGNPMMKHMVIPGLRPELFTQWLALFDETCRELCDDTIRAAFKEKAERIAESLKIAVFYRPDRPWPPQASAGPT; via the coding sequence ATGACGCTCGCGTTCGAAAAAATGGATCATGTGTCCGAGGACGGCATCCGCAGGCTGGTCGACGCCTTCTATGCGAAGGTGCGCGTCGATTCCGAGCTGGGGCCGATCTTCGACAACAAGATCAAGGACAACTGGCCCCATCATCTCGAGAAGATGTACGCGTTCTGGTCGTCGGTGATGCTGACCACCGGCCGCTACAAAGGCAACCCCATGATGAAGCACATGGTGATACCCGGCTTGAGGCCGGAGTTGTTCACCCAATGGCTCGCGCTGTTCGACGAGACCTGCCGCGAGCTGTGCGACGATACGATCCGCGCGGCCTTTAAGGAAAAGGCCGAGCGCATCGCGGAGAGCCTGAAAATCGCGGTGTTCTATCGTCCCGACCGGCCGTGGCCGCCGCAGGCCTCCGCGGGTCCGACCTGA
- a CDS encoding DsbA family protein translates to MLKSRDRIGIPTTRRRMLGALGLGAAMAGLGRAPALADVSDEVLTEARVLRDPEIPPAGNEHGDVTIVEYFDYNCPYCRKLAPELAQVVHDDGKVRLVFKDWPILGPVSVYASRLALASKYQGKFVAAHEALMSTSSRLTEPRVRELLADVKIDVDRALKDMAANAGTIDAILKRNNDQASAFGFNGTPAFIIGKFRVPGPLTMAQFDLAIADARKAATAKKK, encoded by the coding sequence ATGCTCAAATCGCGAGACCGGATCGGCATCCCGACGACCAGGCGCCGGATGCTCGGCGCCCTCGGCCTGGGGGCGGCAATGGCGGGTCTTGGGCGCGCGCCGGCGCTTGCCGACGTCTCCGACGAGGTTCTGACCGAGGCGCGAGTGTTGCGCGATCCGGAGATTCCCCCGGCGGGCAACGAACACGGCGACGTCACCATCGTCGAGTATTTCGATTACAACTGTCCGTACTGCCGCAAGCTCGCGCCGGAACTGGCGCAGGTGGTGCACGACGACGGCAAGGTTCGGCTGGTCTTCAAGGATTGGCCGATCCTCGGGCCCGTCTCTGTCTATGCGTCGCGTCTGGCGCTGGCGTCCAAGTACCAGGGCAAGTTCGTTGCCGCGCACGAAGCCCTGATGAGCACCAGTTCACGATTGACCGAGCCCCGTGTCCGCGAGCTGCTGGCCGACGTGAAGATCGATGTCGATCGCGCGCTCAAGGACATGGCCGCCAACGCCGGCACGATCGATGCCATTCTGAAACGCAACAACGATCAGGCGTCCGCCTTCGGATTCAACGGGACGCCGGCGTTCATCATCGGAAAATTCCGCGTGCCCGGTCCGCTGACCATGGCGCAATTCGATCTGGCCATCGCGGACGCGCGCAAGGCGGCCACCGCGAAAAAGAAGTGA
- a CDS encoding PAS domain-containing sensor histidine kinase encodes MPDTSKNDDKNAKDLFDSEHRFRLLVEGVIDYAIYMMDPTGIITNWNAGAERIKGYRPDEIIGQHFSRFYTDADRAAGRPARALQIASDTGHYDEEGWRVRKDGSFFWASVVIDAIRDDSGNLIGFTKIARDITERHEAQQKLERVQRQLAESQKMDALGQLTGGVAHDFNNLLMIVSGNIQTLKTIVENDPRALRAVHAIETATQRGGALTRQLLTFSRRQSVNPLPTAVADRIRSIADVLDSGLGNTIALHIDTPDDLWHVTIDAAEFETALLNLVINARDAMTDGGHVVVRARNIAPQDEAEERYLAISVEDTGQGIPADILARVFDPFFTTKSVGKGTGLGLSQVHGFAHQAGGHVGINSELGRGTVVTIYLPPTETPGAKGNGQSHRDASGTVLLVEDNPDVANASAGLLEQLGYRVRISNNAEAALLEIERNSVDLVFSDIVIPGKMDGLGLAKALRATHPHLPVLLTTGYSEALAGGQTDFHVLRKPYAIHELSQALAKLSD; translated from the coding sequence ATGCCGGACACGTCAAAAAACGACGACAAAAACGCCAAAGACCTGTTCGACAGCGAACACCGGTTCCGGCTTCTCGTCGAAGGTGTCATCGACTACGCGATCTACATGATGGACCCCACGGGGATCATCACCAACTGGAATGCAGGCGCGGAACGCATCAAGGGCTATCGCCCAGACGAAATCATCGGCCAGCATTTTTCGCGGTTTTATACCGACGCGGACCGCGCTGCGGGGCGCCCGGCCCGCGCATTGCAGATTGCCAGCGACACCGGGCATTACGATGAGGAAGGCTGGCGGGTTCGCAAGGACGGATCGTTCTTCTGGGCCAGCGTCGTCATCGACGCCATCCGCGACGACTCCGGAAACCTCATCGGCTTCACAAAGATCGCGCGGGACATCACGGAGCGCCACGAGGCCCAGCAAAAACTCGAGCGCGTGCAACGGCAGCTCGCGGAATCGCAGAAGATGGACGCACTCGGCCAGCTCACCGGCGGAGTCGCTCACGACTTCAACAATCTACTGATGATTGTCAGCGGAAACATCCAGACCCTGAAAACAATCGTCGAGAACGACCCGAGGGCCCTGCGGGCAGTTCACGCCATCGAGACCGCGACCCAACGCGGAGGCGCGCTCACCCGGCAACTCCTGACATTCTCCCGGCGGCAGAGCGTCAACCCGCTGCCGACCGCCGTCGCGGATCGCATTCGATCGATCGCCGACGTTCTCGATAGCGGCCTCGGCAACACCATCGCCCTGCATATCGACACGCCTGACGACTTGTGGCACGTCACGATCGACGCCGCCGAATTCGAAACGGCGCTGCTCAATCTGGTCATCAACGCACGCGACGCCATGACAGACGGCGGACACGTCGTCGTGCGGGCGCGAAACATAGCCCCACAGGACGAGGCCGAAGAACGCTATCTTGCGATTTCAGTCGAGGATACCGGACAAGGTATCCCGGCGGACATCCTGGCCAGGGTATTCGATCCGTTCTTCACGACGAAATCTGTCGGGAAGGGAACAGGTCTCGGACTGTCGCAGGTGCATGGTTTCGCTCATCAAGCCGGCGGCCATGTCGGCATCAACAGCGAGCTTGGCCGCGGCACCGTGGTTACGATCTATCTTCCGCCGACCGAAACGCCGGGTGCCAAGGGCAACGGGCAGAGCCACCGCGACGCAAGCGGCACCGTCCTGCTCGTCGAGGACAATCCGGATGTGGCAAATGCGAGCGCCGGATTGCTTGAACAGCTCGGCTATCGCGTGCGAATCTCCAACAATGCCGAGGCGGCGTTGCTGGAGATCGAACGCAATAGCGTCGATCTCGTCTTCAGCGACATCGTGATACCGGGAAAAATGGACGGCCTCGGTCTGGCCAAGGCGCTTCGCGCGACCCATCCGCATTTGCCGGTGTTGCTGACCACCGGTTACAGCGAGGCTCTCGCCGGAGGCCAGACGGATTTTCACGTTCTCCGAAAACCCTACGCCATTCACGAACTCAGCCAGGCCCTCGCCAAGCTGTCCGACTGA
- a CDS encoding S1C family serine protease: MASLTEWKVPAAAQPRQDDYEFDLDRALSAVVGLHSIIPADAFTADTLGAERAGNGVVIDDGLVLTIGYLITEAETVWLHLADGRAVQADTLGIDAESGFGLVQALGQLDLEPLPLGSSAAAGLNDRVVVGGVGGRTRSLAGRIAAKQEFAGYWEYLIDDAIFTHPAHPNWGGAGVISAAGELIGIGSLQLEREHGGQSEHLNMNVPIDLLKPALGDLRKFGRVNKPARPWLGIYATEIEDRIVAVGIAPKGPAARAELRTGDVILAVKGEKVSDQAQFYRKLWALGPAGVDVPLTLYREGDIFDVVVASNDRDRMLKKPQFH, from the coding sequence ATGGCTTCATTGACCGAATGGAAGGTGCCGGCCGCGGCGCAGCCGCGCCAGGACGACTACGAATTCGATCTGGACCGCGCGCTGTCCGCGGTGGTCGGGCTGCATTCGATCATTCCGGCCGACGCCTTTACCGCGGACACCCTCGGCGCCGAGCGCGCGGGCAACGGCGTCGTGATCGACGATGGCCTCGTTCTGACCATCGGATACCTCATCACCGAGGCAGAAACCGTGTGGCTGCATCTCGCCGACGGCCGCGCGGTGCAGGCAGACACGCTCGGCATCGACGCCGAGAGCGGCTTCGGTCTGGTGCAGGCGCTCGGCCAGCTCGACCTCGAGCCGCTGCCGCTGGGTTCGTCGGCCGCGGCCGGACTGAACGACCGGGTCGTGGTGGGCGGCGTCGGCGGCCGGACCCGCTCGCTCGCCGGCCGTATCGCCGCCAAGCAGGAATTTGCCGGCTATTGGGAATACCTGATCGACGACGCCATCTTCACCCACCCGGCCCATCCCAACTGGGGCGGCGCCGGCGTGATTTCGGCCGCGGGCGAACTGATCGGGATCGGCTCGCTGCAACTCGAACGTGAGCACGGCGGCCAGAGCGAGCACCTCAACATGAACGTGCCGATCGATCTGCTGAAACCTGCGCTCGGCGACCTGCGGAAATTCGGACGGGTCAACAAGCCGGCCCGGCCCTGGCTCGGCATCTACGCCACCGAGATCGAAGACAGGATCGTCGCGGTCGGAATCGCGCCGAAGGGACCGGCGGCCCGCGCCGAACTCCGCACCGGCGACGTGATCCTCGCGGTGAAAGGAGAAAAGGTGTCGGACCAGGCCCAGTTCTACCGAAAATTATGGGCGCTGGGTCCCGCAGGCGTCGACGTGCCGCTGACGCTCTATCGCGAGGGGGACATCTTCGACGTAGTGGTGGCATCGAACGATCGCGACCGGATGCTGAAGAAGCCGCAATTCCACTGA
- a CDS encoding HNH endonuclease codes for MNAHVSQGGWPVLVLNADFRPLSYYPLSLWSWQDAIKAVFLERVNIVEHYDRAVRSPSFEIQLPSVVSLKSFVKPSTHPAFTRFNVFLRDRFMCQYCTASEDLTFDHIIPRSKGGQTTWDNVVAACSPCNLRKGNLTPHQAGMFPRQAPFAPTVHQLHRNGRLFPPNYLHDSWLDYLYWDTELDP; via the coding sequence TTGAACGCGCATGTCTCCCAAGGCGGCTGGCCGGTGCTGGTCCTGAACGCGGACTTCCGGCCGCTGAGTTACTATCCGCTGTCCCTTTGGTCGTGGCAGGATGCCATCAAGGCGGTCTTCCTTGAGCGCGTCAACATCGTCGAACATTACGACCGCGCCGTGCGCAGCCCCTCATTCGAAATTCAGCTCCCGAGCGTGGTGTCGCTGAAATCCTTCGTGAAGCCGTCGACCCATCCCGCCTTCACCCGCTTCAACGTATTCCTGCGCGACAGGTTCATGTGCCAGTACTGCACGGCGAGCGAGGACCTTACCTTCGACCACATCATCCCGCGCAGCAAGGGCGGCCAGACCACGTGGGATAACGTCGTCGCGGCCTGCTCGCCATGCAATCTGCGCAAGGGAAACCTGACGCCGCATCAGGCGGGGATGTTCCCGCGCCAGGCGCCGTTCGCGCCGACCGTGCATCAATTGCATCGCAACGGCAGGCTGTTCCCGCCGAACTATCTGCACGATAGCTGGCTGGACTATCTCTATTGGGATACCGAGCTCGATCCGTAA
- a CDS encoding chloride channel protein, which produces MSAGFRYIEAPRRLRAFVRAHEASLILLAALIGVIGGLVVAVMGTAVLKLHEVLFLIPAGERLSSQNNIDPLRAMLVPGIGGMALGGAFLLLLRWRPAREVDPIEANALHGGRMSFRGSVIVALQAIWSSGVGASVGLEAGYTQLASGLGASIGRGFHLRRADQRIMVGCGAAAAIAGAFGAPLAGAFYAFELVIGGYTPASLTPVGVAAVVGYLVAHGFLPLSLGVTVGPFGVIFGHDLAIAALLGLFAALVGIGIMRGVALCEAALTSIGIGPPLRLAVGGLGVGLLALVTPQVMSSGHGALFYSGLVTMSVGTMAAVFLLKSLASIISLGSGFRGGLFFATLFLGALGGRLFAAGFEGAWPGLDLNPDVYAVIGMSALSASVIGGPLTMSFIALESTGNLWLTSAVLIAVIISTQITRELFGYSFATWRMHLRGETIRSAADVGWIRDLTVKTLMRPETVTVDATMSMEEFREKFPLGSKTQVIAVDADGHYAGLVLVADAYTPEIREVVCLESILHYKDAVLRPAMNIQEAVAVFDAAEAETLAVVEADGDKRPVGVLTEAHAMRRYAEESERCRREALGEM; this is translated from the coding sequence ATGTCAGCTGGTTTCCGTTACATTGAAGCGCCGCGACGGCTCCGCGCCTTTGTTCGCGCGCATGAGGCGAGCCTCATCCTGCTGGCCGCGCTGATCGGCGTTATTGGCGGACTGGTGGTCGCAGTCATGGGGACCGCTGTCTTAAAGCTCCACGAGGTGCTGTTCCTAATTCCGGCCGGGGAGCGTCTGTCCAGCCAGAACAATATCGATCCGCTGCGCGCCATGCTGGTGCCGGGCATCGGCGGAATGGCGCTCGGGGGCGCTTTCCTGCTGCTGCTGCGCTGGCGGCCGGCACGCGAGGTCGATCCGATCGAAGCCAACGCCCTGCACGGTGGACGGATGTCGTTCCGCGGCAGCGTTATCGTCGCGTTGCAGGCGATCTGGTCGAGCGGCGTCGGCGCATCGGTCGGCCTCGAGGCGGGTTATACCCAGCTTGCGAGCGGTCTCGGCGCTTCGATCGGGCGCGGCTTTCATTTGCGCCGCGCCGACCAGCGCATCATGGTCGGCTGCGGCGCGGCGGCCGCAATCGCGGGCGCGTTCGGTGCGCCGCTGGCCGGCGCGTTCTATGCCTTCGAGCTGGTTATCGGCGGCTACACGCCTGCGAGCCTGACGCCGGTGGGCGTCGCGGCCGTGGTCGGCTATCTCGTCGCGCACGGGTTCCTGCCGTTGTCGCTCGGGGTCACGGTCGGGCCGTTTGGCGTGATTTTTGGCCACGATCTCGCTATCGCCGCGCTGCTCGGCCTGTTCGCGGCTCTGGTTGGCATCGGCATCATGCGCGGGGTCGCGTTGTGCGAGGCGGCGTTGACGAGCATCGGGATCGGGCCGCCGCTGAGGCTGGCGGTCGGCGGGCTCGGCGTCGGGTTGCTGGCGCTGGTGACGCCGCAGGTGATGTCGTCAGGGCATGGCGCGCTGTTCTACTCGGGGTTGGTGACGATGAGCGTCGGCACGATGGCCGCGGTGTTCCTGCTGAAATCGCTGGCGTCGATCATCTCGCTCGGCAGCGGCTTCCGCGGCGGCCTGTTCTTTGCCACGCTCTTTCTCGGCGCGCTCGGCGGGCGGTTGTTCGCCGCCGGGTTCGAAGGGGCGTGGCCGGGTCTCGATCTCAATCCGGATGTCTACGCGGTGATCGGAATGAGCGCGCTGTCGGCGTCCGTGATCGGCGGTCCGCTGACGATGTCGTTCATCGCCCTGGAATCGACAGGCAACCTCTGGCTGACCTCGGCGGTGCTGATCGCGGTTATCATCTCGACCCAGATCACCCGGGAACTGTTCGGCTATTCCTTCGCGACCTGGCGGATGCATCTGCGCGGCGAAACGATACGCAGCGCCGCCGACGTCGGGTGGATCCGTGATCTCACGGTGAAGACCCTGATGCGTCCCGAGACGGTGACCGTCGATGCAACGATGTCGATGGAGGAGTTTCGCGAAAAGTTTCCGCTCGGCTCGAAAACCCAGGTGATCGCGGTGGATGCCGACGGTCACTATGCCGGTCTGGTGCTGGTCGCCGACGCGTATACGCCGGAAATCCGGGAGGTCGTTTGTCTCGAAAGCATCCTGCACTACAAGGACGCGGTCCTGCGTCCTGCGATGAACATCCAAGAGGCGGTCGCCGTGTTCGATGCAGCCGAAGCCGAGACGCTGGCGGTGGTCGAGGCCGATGGCGACAAACGCCCGGTAGGAGTTCTCACCGAGGCCCACGCCATGCGGCGTTATGCGGAAGAATCCGAGCGCTGCCGCCGCGAGGCCTTAGGTGAGATGTGA
- a CDS encoding YihY/virulence factor BrkB family protein has protein sequence MRHIRYVYKIGTDAFYTFLADDGWAIASHIALSALMALFPFLIVLTSLAGFLGSKELADQAAELMLQIWPDQVANALSGEIHDVLTTTRGDALTVGAVFAVYFASNGVESLRVALNRAYAVIEPRRWYWLRLESIGYTLIAAVTALAMAFLIVLGPLIIAAAKRYVPLIVESNESLLNIARYGITVLAMFIALVILHAWLPAGRRSFLQIIPGIIFTVLASLASGIGFGLYLARFANNYVTMYAGLASVVIALVFLYFIAAIFVFGGELNAAIIKSRLPRGVSLQAAQSLEPAEKQA, from the coding sequence GTGAGACATATCCGCTACGTCTACAAGATCGGAACGGACGCCTTCTACACGTTCCTTGCCGACGATGGCTGGGCGATCGCAAGCCATATCGCGCTATCCGCACTGATGGCGCTGTTCCCGTTTCTTATCGTCCTGACATCGCTGGCGGGCTTCCTGGGGTCCAAGGAGCTTGCCGACCAGGCGGCCGAACTGATGCTCCAGATCTGGCCGGATCAGGTCGCCAATGCGTTGTCCGGCGAAATCCATGACGTGCTGACGACGACGCGCGGCGATGCGCTGACCGTCGGCGCCGTGTTCGCGGTCTACTTCGCGTCGAACGGCGTCGAAAGCCTGAGGGTGGCGCTCAATCGCGCCTATGCGGTAATCGAGCCGCGCCGCTGGTACTGGCTGCGGCTGGAATCGATCGGCTACACGCTGATTGCCGCGGTGACGGCGCTGGCGATGGCGTTCCTGATCGTGCTCGGTCCGCTGATCATCGCCGCCGCGAAGCGCTACGTCCCGCTGATTGTCGAATCGAATGAAAGCCTGCTCAACATCGCCCGCTACGGCATCACCGTCCTTGCGATGTTCATCGCGCTCGTGATCCTGCACGCGTGGCTGCCGGCAGGCCGGCGATCCTTCCTCCAGATCATCCCCGGCATCATCTTCACCGTGCTGGCGTCGCTGGCCTCGGGCATTGGCTTCGGCCTTTATCTTGCGCGCTTCGCCAACAACTACGTCACGATGTATGCGGGTCTGGCCTCGGTCGTCATTGCGCTGGTGTTTCTGTACTTCATCGCCGCGATCTTCGTGTTCGGCGGCGAATTGAACGCGGCCATCATCAAGTCGCGGCTGCCGCGCGGCGTTTCGCTTCAAGCAGCGCAGTCGCTAGAGCCCGCGGAGAAACAGGCTTGA
- a CDS encoding PsiF family protein, which translates to MTMSSRVIAIVAASLLLGGTAFAQTMAPAPASKMAPATKKVQKPHTAASLECSKEADAKGLHGKARKKFRSDCKAKAAKPN; encoded by the coding sequence ATGACCATGTCTTCCCGTGTCATCGCGATCGTCGCCGCATCGCTGCTGCTTGGCGGAACGGCATTCGCACAAACGATGGCGCCCGCGCCGGCTTCAAAGATGGCGCCCGCCACCAAGAAGGTCCAGAAGCCACACACCGCGGCTTCGCTCGAATGCTCGAAGGAAGCCGACGCCAAGGGTCTGCACGGCAAGGCGCGCAAGAAATTCCGCTCCGACTGCAAGGCCAAAGCAGCCAAGCCGAACTAA
- a CDS encoding RrF2 family transcriptional regulator: MRLTTYSDYALRVLMYLALKSEGLSTIAEIAGSYDISEAHLMKVVHQLGVAGYIETVRGRGGGLRLAKPVEAISLAEVIRTTEPDMAIVTCFKPVNAPCMINPSCVLKRALERAREAFMEVLEGYTLADLVAPRARLAGLLGIPPGASPQ; encoded by the coding sequence ATGCGACTCACCACCTATTCGGACTACGCGTTGCGGGTACTGATGTACCTCGCGCTCAAATCCGAGGGCCTGTCGACAATCGCCGAGATCGCCGGAAGCTACGATATTTCCGAGGCTCATCTGATGAAGGTGGTTCATCAACTGGGCGTGGCCGGATACATCGAGACTGTGCGCGGCCGGGGCGGCGGATTGCGCCTCGCCAAGCCGGTCGAGGCGATCAGTCTTGCCGAGGTCATTCGCACCACCGAGCCGGATATGGCGATCGTGACCTGCTTCAAGCCGGTCAACGCGCCCTGCATGATCAATCCGAGCTGCGTGCTCAAGCGCGCGCTGGAACGGGCGCGGGAAGCGTTCATGGAGGTCCTTGAAGGATATACGCTGGCCGATCTGGTGGCGCCCCGCGCGCGTCTTGCGGGTCTGCTCGGTATTCCGCCGGGTGCGTCGCCGCAATAA
- a CDS encoding ATP-binding protein, with translation MAPTSRALRKSKRRPAKKRSSKKAAKSAKTRRASAQSSSGIVETALAAFAHEVRTPLTGILAISDLLATSDLGERERRWVETIKAGADHLASLATLFVDAARSRQSAPGGRQDFFDLRALARNAGDSLAGRATAKGLRSAVEISDRLPVFVTGDPVRLRAALENLIDNAVKFTEQGDVVLKATASRRPKGKICVTFVVSDSGIGLSLAEIRRLFRPFSQANVSIASRFGGAGLGLSSVKQLARAMGGDVTVTQRRGGGTTFTFTVLLAPAEGPRTIQSGDAPDASSDFSGGLRVLSVEDNPFGRVVLNTILTELGHQAEFVGRGEDAVKRIAQGGFDVVLMDMVLPGISGIEAIGRIRALDPPAGRIAIIGVSGRSDDEAVSRAAGGDAFLVKPVSPRALATALLEAKRRAAAAT, from the coding sequence ATGGCGCCGACATCGCGCGCGTTGCGCAAGTCTAAAAGGCGACCGGCAAAAAAGCGCAGTTCGAAGAAGGCCGCGAAGTCGGCGAAGACCAGGCGAGCGTCTGCGCAATCGTCGTCCGGCATTGTCGAGACCGCGCTGGCGGCATTCGCGCACGAGGTACGCACGCCGCTCACCGGAATTCTCGCCATCAGCGATCTGCTCGCCACCTCCGATCTCGGTGAGCGCGAGCGGCGCTGGGTCGAGACCATCAAGGCCGGCGCCGACCATCTCGCCAGTCTGGCGACGCTATTCGTCGATGCGGCGAGAAGTCGTCAATCCGCGCCCGGCGGGCGGCAGGATTTCTTCGATTTGCGCGCGCTGGCGCGCAACGCCGGCGATTCGCTCGCCGGCCGTGCGACGGCCAAGGGCCTGCGCTCGGCAGTCGAAATTTCCGACAGGCTGCCGGTGTTCGTGACCGGCGATCCCGTTCGCCTGCGCGCGGCGCTGGAGAATTTGATCGACAATGCCGTCAAGTTCACCGAGCAGGGCGATGTCGTGCTCAAGGCCACGGCGTCGCGGCGGCCGAAGGGAAAAATCTGCGTGACGTTCGTGGTATCCGATAGCGGCATCGGCCTGTCGCTCGCCGAGATCAGACGGCTGTTCCGGCCGTTCTCGCAGGCCAACGTCTCGATTGCATCGCGCTTCGGCGGCGCTGGCCTCGGGCTGTCCTCGGTGAAGCAACTGGCGCGCGCGATGGGCGGGGACGTCACAGTGACACAGCGGCGCGGCGGCGGCACCACGTTCACGTTCACCGTTCTGCTGGCGCCGGCCGAGGGGCCGAGGACGATCCAGTCCGGCGACGCCCCCGATGCGTCATCGGATTTTTCGGGCGGACTGCGGGTTCTCAGCGTCGAGGACAATCCGTTCGGCCGCGTCGTGCTCAACACCATTCTCACCGAACTCGGCCATCAGGCCGAGTTCGTCGGACGAGGCGAGGATGCCGTCAAGCGCATCGCGCAAGGGGGCTTCGATGTGGTGCTGATGGATATGGTGCTGCCTGGCATCAGCGGGATCGAGGCGATCGGGCGTATCCGGGCCCTCGATCCGCCGGCCGGGCGGATCGCGATTATCGGCGTCTCCGGCAGAAGCGACGACGAGGCGGTATCGCGCGCGGCCGGCGGCGATGCGTTTTTGGTCAAGCCTGTTTCTCCGCGGGCTCTAGCGACTGCGCTGCTTGAAGCGAAACGCCGCGCGGCAGCCGCGACTTGA
- the gluQRS gene encoding tRNA glutamyl-Q(34) synthetase GluQRS, translated as MPPPVFRFAPSPNGFLHLGHAYSALLNLESAREGGGRFLLRIEDIDATRCRPEFEAAIYEDLGWLGIAWETPVRRQSDHFADYRAALDRLAALGLLYPSFESRAEIAALVKAREADGVWPRDPDGAPLYPGTAKSLSATERERRLRSGAAYALRLDMDAARRLAGGLAWTERGCGPDGETGDIVARPEAWGDVVLARKDTPTSYHLSAVIDDALQGVTDVVRGQDLFWSTAVHRLLQKILDLPQPLYRHHDLIRDGAGAKLSKSSEATGLRQLRARGVTAGEVRRLTGLP; from the coding sequence ATGCCGCCACCCGTTTTCCGTTTTGCGCCGTCACCGAACGGCTTTCTCCATCTCGGGCACGCCTATTCGGCGTTGCTGAATTTGGAGTCCGCGCGAGAGGGCGGCGGACGCTTTCTGCTGCGGATCGAGGATATCGATGCGACCCGGTGCCGCCCCGAATTCGAGGCGGCGATCTACGAAGACCTCGGCTGGCTCGGGATTGCGTGGGAGACGCCGGTGCGGCGGCAGTCGGACCATTTTGCCGATTACCGCGCGGCGCTCGACCGGCTGGCCGCGCTGGGGTTGCTCTATCCGAGTTTCGAGAGCCGCGCCGAGATCGCGGCGTTGGTGAAGGCGCGCGAGGCGGATGGTGTCTGGCCGCGCGATCCTGACGGCGCGCCGCTCTATCCCGGCACGGCAAAATCGCTTTCCGCCACCGAGCGCGAACGGCGGCTGCGATCCGGCGCGGCTTACGCGCTGCGGCTCGATATGGACGCCGCGCGCCGGCTTGCCGGCGGTCTCGCGTGGACCGAGCGGGGCTGCGGCCCCGACGGGGAAACCGGCGACATCGTCGCGCGGCCGGAAGCCTGGGGCGACGTCGTCCTCGCGCGCAAGGACACGCCGACCAGCTATCATTTGTCGGCGGTGATCGACGATGCCCTGCAGGGCGTCACCGATGTAGTGCGCGGGCAGGACCTGTTCTGGTCGACCGCCGTGCACAGGCTGCTGCAAAAAATCCTCGACCTGCCTCAACCCCTCTATCGTCACCACGATCTGATCCGCGATGGCGCCGGGGCGAAGCTGTCCAAGTCGTCCGAGGCGACCGGCTTGCGGCAATTGCGCGCCCGCGGGGTGACGGCCGGGGAGGTCAGGAGGCTGACCGGCCTGCCCTGA